GTGTAGTTGATGGTTGGACCACCTTCAGATCTGCAACTCTTGGTAAATCCTCCATAACTCCTTGCTCTTCTTGCTTAcgaatttttgttttagttgaaTGCTTGAAACTATCAACTTTCAGTGACAAAACCACAGCTTGGCACGAACCGTGATACTAGACTTATCCATAGGTCACACATGTTCCATGAAATCTAAATCGTTGCTTTTGTAACTTTATGTTGCAGCGGTATCAGGGGAAGGATTTTTAGCTCGAGACATAACAATACAGAACAGGGCAGGGCCAGAGAAGCACCAAGCAGTTGCATTAAGAGTAAGTGCAGATTTAGCTGCATTCTACAGATGTACCTTCAATGGCTACCAGGATACATTATATGTCCATTCTTTTCGACAATTTTACCGTGAATGCAACATATCCGGCACCATAGATTATATATTTGGGAACGCTGCTGCAGTGTTCCAGGCATGTAACATAATATCCAGGATGCCAATGCCGGGTCAGTTCACTGTCATTACAGCTCAATCTTGAGACACCTTGGATCAGTACACAGGAATTTCGATACAGAACTGTTCGATACTCGCCACGAATGAACTGTACCGAAACTCTAACAATGTTAAAAGCTACCTTGGGAGACCATGGCGGCTATATTCCACAGCAGTTTTTCTAAAATCCTACATTGATGACTTCATTGATCCTAATGGGTGGAGAAAATGGTCTAGTGATGAAGGCTTAGACACCCTTTATTATGGAGAGTACAATAATTACGGACAATCACGGATGATCGGGTTGCTTGGCCTGGGTACCATATAATGGATTATGAGAGCGCTTATGATTTCGCTGTCTCGGAGTTTATCATCAGTGAAGCTTGGCTGGATTCTACTTGGTTTCCATATGATTATGGTATTTGAATTTTACCAGTTCACATTATTGTGATGAGTGATGAGAATCTAGCAGATAAGCCAATCAAAGAGTTTTTCACTTTTACAGGTCAGATCCACGTGGATATCGAGTCCTGTCTCTTGGTAGGTTCCAGTTTTCAAAGCACTAATTTGTACTTTAGAAGTGTAACAAGTGAAAAATGCCAAGCAGAATTTGTCCATGGCGAGTGGCGACTTGATTTAACTGCAAACACTGTACATTGTTCTGGCTTTAGCCTTGCTTTGTCCGAACATATTACTACCCGTGaaaatgtttgataaaataCATCATGTGAGTCTTCAGCCTTGAAACCTGTGTCCACCTTTTTAGAGACGGGTACAGTTGAACATATACCTGTACCCACACTCACCAAGTCCGTTCATGATGGGATTTTTAAAAAGCTTAGGTGGGTGTACAGTGTTAAGGTTGAACTTAGGATGGACGTATAAGAATCAGATAAACATATACTAAGCGGTAAAACTATCATAGAAGCCGTCATATtaggagttagattgtattttgctccgtttactcaacaaatgagcaaattagtccttgtatgatagatcaaaaagtaaattagtcCTTACTAATGTACAGGGattaatttgcctatttttttagtaagaggagtaaaatacaatttaactcctaatacaagggcctctatggtacttttacctatTCTAGGCTGATGAAGcgaaaatataaaactttataaaatgaaaaatatgatcaACAATGGTAGCCAATATATGAACGTGAGAAATGAAAATTCTGAAGACTGGACAATTTTGTATGACTACTTTTTTCTACTTATCTATCAGTATAACCTTATGAACAGACTAAACCAGGGTATGTATTAGCCAAAATTTACTAAAGAAATCCGAGTCaagttgaaagaatttgatTGACCTTTTGTTAGCTCCTTACAAGAGATTGTCGAGCTGTGATTCCAGTTCTTCTATTGGGACCATGTTGATTGTACGGTTCTCCTCTGGAGAATACTCTGCTTTTAAAAGAGATTGAATCTGGATATGGGCTTCCACAATATTTGTCCTGCATTAATAAAAGAATCACCATGTTGCTCCGACAGATTACAAGACTTAAACATTAAAGAACAAGTTATTCTTTCCTcaggtctttcttagtcttagATTATGTTACTCAGACTTGAACGtgtttttttcaagtttttcatgtatttggagaGTCCATTGTAGGATTATATCTCCATCCATGTCCGGATATGCTTCGAACATGAGTGTTGGACACAAGAATTTCACAGATACATAGGTCTTAGATACACAACTATAAAGTTCATTTTGAATTTGAGAGAAACAGCTTACTTGATAGGTTTGAAAAGAATTGTTCTTGTTGATGAGTTCTGTAAATAAAGTTTCATCTTTGCTATCACAACCGGAAGTTCTCGCTGAATGGCTAAATGTACCTGTTTAAGAAACGTAAACAGTCAATCCCGTGAATCTAAACATtgaaattattaacaaatttgTCGCTGAGTGCTGCAATTTTAATTCAGACAATTATACATCTTGATGCATACtctaaacatatatattgatgAATGAAAATTGTCTATGACAATATCAGCCTTGCAAGTCAACAAGAAAGGTAACAAATAAGTAgttccaaagaaaaaaaaaaggattatcGTAGAGAACTCCATGAATGTAAAACTCATTCATGCTACATATCAGATGAAAGGGCCCGACACAATGGtatttttaaggataaataggcaTGGCATTAATGCTATATAAGGGAAGATATATACTTAATTCCAGTTTATACTTAAAATGTTAATCATGCTCTCATTCTGTCTTGAAGCTGTCCACAATAGGAGTTGGTTTCATGCTTGTTATAATCAGTATTTCATTCAATTGGGGGTTAAATCTATCatggatttattttttcatatgcATAGAGATACGTATACATACGTCTAGATACAGACAAGCACTACATGCATAAATAAAGTTTGTATGTATCCATACATGTATGCTCCAATGGCATACTGTAATGACCAAGTACACTGGcaaaacatgaattaaaaatGTGACACCTTCTGAACAAGTTCAGCCACTGCTTCTGGTGTAGCAAAGGCTTGTTCCTTGAGTGGCTTAGCCATTACTGAGTCTCTTTTTTGATTCTGCGTGCCAGAAGATAATGCAACTTTTACAGCTGTTACCTGTAGGAACAAATAGAAACCTTAGACAATTAGTCATGCGTCAATGCAGGAAAAAGAACATCACTATCAAAGTTATGCTTTGATTCACAGAAGTATGAATACAAGGTATTCTGTTAAATATCACATCACTAGTTGAAGTAAATATTCATATCCAAGCTCAAATTTCTGACATTTCAACTGGACTTAATACTTTTTCAAGCTGCACCACTCAAAGGGAACTGGACTTATTTCGCTAGCAAGAAATATCTACTCCTTTTAGCTTCTAATATCTTAAGTTGTGGAAAGGCTAATTGAGGAGAAAAATATGAACCTTGGTAACAAATGAAAGCATAGGATCCACTACTTGCTTAGTGACTGCCATAATAAACTCTTCACAAGTTGCCTTTAAGCTTTTCTCCAGTTCCTGCATGTAAACGAGCACAGAAGACATCTTATGCTAATGATAAAAGCAGAACTGTCAAGCCTTGAGATTACTAGATAATAAAATCATAGTTTAGAAAAGCAACAGTTTCTGAATGCTGAATGGCATTAATTAATGgtgaattataattaaaataatgccCAAGGCAATGAGGAGTGTTGACAAAAGGGGAGAAAAGAGGAAAAGGTGGGATGCAGCAGTGAAATAGTATAATAGTTGCAGGACCAAATAACTTCACAAAAATATAGGTTATTTGCTAATAAGCAATAATTTGCTTCAGggaataagaattaaaattcatattactttattaactttTCACAAACTCTGCAATTTTTCATTTCCTAGAACTGAGAATTAATGCGTTGGCATGCACCCAAGATCGCAAATGGCACTTCAACTCATTAAGGACGGTAAATAAAGTTATCAAAAGGTAAAAAATGGTAACCTTCTTGGCATCTACTTGACTTTCCAAAACACGGGGAGATAAGGTCCTTGCTAATGATGTTGATCCAGACCAGTCAAATAATGAGGTCTGACCTCTAAGTATGCGTCTCAGGTTCTCCTGTCAAAGACATTTGAAAACAAATCTGGCTTTAATTCCATGTAAAAGAAAGGtaaaatatgaatgaaattcCAGAAATGGAAAAAACTGAAGGTTGAACAACCTAAACAACAAAGGAATCTTAAGAAAATAAgtattatactattttttatttgtccCACTATCATGCTGAAACAAAAAAACAAGCTTCCTCCTAGGAATGCTAACGACATAGAAAAGATTGTAAACACCAAGCAATGTGTTTCAGTTAAAAGAAAGTTTAGCCTACCAGCAAATGAGAGAAATCAAGCTCTTTGTGTGTAACTGAGAACTCTATGTCAAATGGTGCTATCTGCAAGGCCAAAATCCATTAAAAGTTAcatcttattaattttttaaaaaagaaaaagaggggTAAAAAAGATAACCTGTTCCCTTAATATCAAAAGGTGCTTTATAAGGAAGAGTTGCCCATCCATTGGTGTGGATCTCTTTGCAATTAGTTTGCTTGCTTTCTATGTACAATTGAAAGATAAAAGAGGGACAAATACAAATAGTTAGAAAACCAACCAAGCCCATGGCATGTTTGAGAACATGTTAAAGAGGGAATAAGCCTTCAAATTCATCATAGAAGGGATAACATGATTTCGTTAAAAATCTAAAACCAAACTTCTCAGCATATAAAATTAGTTTGAAGTTATAGAGCAAAAACACactcataaaaacaaaaaacttaaGAACTTAAATAGTTTGATTAACTGTTTGTATAGCTAACTTACTTGGATTGAGACAGAACAAACTTCCACAGCTtcctgagaaaaaaaaaagcgcAAAATTAATCCTTTAAAGGACAAATCAGCAAAGGAAATACTACTAGAAATTCAGTAGATAAGAACTAAACAGGAGTGAAAATCCAAAGACTCAAAGCACCTGTGCCAAGCCAGTGAAGACAGCTGGTTCCAAAGAACGATACAGTTTTGAGAGAAAAGATATGGTTTTCTCCAAGGGTGGATACCAAGTTTTGAATACATCTGGGTTTGCATTAGTCTGCAGACAGAAAGGAAAAATCAATGCAATTAGTAGTGTTAATTGTGGCACAATTATACTTTTAGAAAAGGGAAAGAGAAATTCAAGCAGACATGAGCAATGTACTGCTAATCGTGCCAATGTCAATATCCAGATATGTCGAAGATGCAGTAATTGACACAGCATACTTCACTAAGTGATTAGGGTAACATGTCATCAATTAGGTTGTTTCCAACCAACTAGGACAaacccataaaaaatttcaacagtGTACCGGCAAGTACAAGTACAACTGTTAGGGTGTTAAACAATCCAACAAATTGGCTAAACACTTAAAGTTGAGCACAGGAGGAGGAGAATAACTCAACACAAATTGTAGAAATCAAGTTAGGTCCTATAAATAATGGTAATAAAGAGCATTTACATGAGGGTCTGAATTGACTTGCAGGAAAGTAGCTTTCCATTGTCAGACAACCGATGACAAATGCAGAATGCTCCAGTTTTGCAGGATAATCCAATCTATAAGAGAAGCAAAGAATTGTTAAGAACACTTACagctgtttctgacaccacgtCTGCAGAATGCTCCAGTTTTGCAGGATAATTCAAGTCTTCGTTAATCGGGATATAATTTGCAATCTGAGTATTCAAGAAGACAATATGTTCAGTGTTGGGAAGTGTGGTATTAACTCAGACAGGCACATTCAGAAAGCACAATACAGTTTCTCCCAACATGGTAAACATGAAGTGCAACTgtatgcaattttatttttaaatctcaAAAGATTGAcaactaaaataatttgttctttcaaaAACAGAGAATAAAGTCACAAACATATACATGAAAGCACACATAAGCAATAACAAACCTCATCACGGATATATGTCCGAGCACGAAAAGTCAAGCGTTCATGAATGTCTGCCAAAATTCTTTCTAATGATGGGCGTAACCCTGCCAATGACTCACTCTTTCTACTAAGCTGTTCTCCCAAGACTTCAACTTTGAGAATATCAACCATTTCACAAAGAAAATCAACATTTGCTTCATGAATGAGTTTTGGCCGCAATGTGTCATACAAGTATGTAGACCTGCAACAAATCCAACTTAGTAATACAGCAAAATATTGATACTTAAGTCAAACTCTggatattattttgataaatttcaataaagcaTCATTAAGCGAACTAAAGGAAACcataaaaaaatggaaacagGGAAAAGAAAGCTGTGCAACATCGAACTACAAGAGTACTTACAAAGGATCTATTAATGGAGCCAAACTTGAAACATCCTCAGAAGAAGATGGGAAAAAATGATGAAAGAGTTGATGCTCAAGTTGACACACCTACATCAATCGAAACGTGTAGGATGAAGTTAATAAAGACAGTGCACGTttcttcaatttaaaaaaaccaGTTTAAATAGAAAGCAAACGGCTGGGCTAGATTTTATCATCTCTAAATATCACCAAATAAAATCAACAATGCAAAGGAC
The nucleotide sequence above comes from Gossypium raimondii isolate GPD5lz chromosome 13, ASM2569854v1, whole genome shotgun sequence. Encoded proteins:
- the LOC105782600 gene encoding conserved oligomeric Golgi complex subunit 3, which produces MATNPARAPSKLPKSGAISKGYNFASTWEQNAPLTEQQQRAIQMLSHAVAERPFPANLAQERTSGQDKGLSVSTKDDNFRDSEAIDEILVNSNQFYKWFTDLESALRSESEEKYQHYVDTLVDRIQTCDDILRQVDETLDLFNELQLQHQAVETKTKTLHDACNRLVMEKQRLIEFAEALRSKLEYFDELENITSNFYSPNMNVGNANFLPLLKRLDECILYVENNPQYAESSVYLLKFRQLQSRALGMIRSHVVSVLKSASSQVQAAIWSSGGNKESLSEGVEASIIYVRFKAAASELKPILEEIESKASRKEYVHLLAACHKLYCEQRLSLIKGTVHQRISEFAKKEGLPSLTRSGCAYLMQVCQLEHQLFHHFFPSSSEDVSSLAPLIDPLSTYLYDTLRPKLIHEANVDFLCEMVDILKVEVLGEQLSRKSESLAGLRPSLERILADIHERLTFRARTYIRDEIANYIPINEDLNYPAKLEHSADVVSETATNANPDVFKTWYPPLEKTISFLSKLYRSLEPAVFTGLAQEAVEVCSVSIQKASKLIAKRSTPMDGQLFLIKHLLILREQIAPFDIEFSVTHKELDFSHLLENLRRILRGQTSLFDWSGSTSLARTLSPRVLESQVDAKKELEKSLKATCEEFIMAVTKQVVDPMLSFVTKVTAVKVALSSGTQNQKRDSVMAKPLKEQAFATPEAVAELVQKVHLAIQRELPVVIAKMKLYLQNSSTRTILFKPIKTNIVEAHIQIQSLLKAEYSPEENRTINMVPIEELESQLDNLL